The genomic region GAATTTTTGAAAATGACACCGAAGAAAATTAGGTATTCTTTATGAACGGATTTGTTTTTGATTTTGAACGACCTATTGTTGAGCTGGAAAAGAAAATCGAGGAGATGAAGGAGTATTCGTACATTGAAAATGTCGAGCTCCAGGATGAAATAGCCAACCTCGAGAAAAAGGCGGAAAAACTGCGCAAAGAAATTTATTCCAAATTGACCCGATGGCAGCGCGTCCAATTGGCCCGGCATCCGCAGCGGCCCTACACCCTGGATTATCTCCAGCGCATAATGCCCGATTTCCAGGAGCTCCACGGGGACCGAAAATTTGCCGATGATCCGGCTATTGTTGGGGGCGTGGGACATATTCAGGATCAACCGGTTTTTGTGATTGGCCATCAAAAGGGGCGTTCCACAAAGGAAAAACTTTACCGGAATTTCGGAATGCCCAATCCCGAGGGATACCGAAAAGCGCTTCGCCTTATGAAGTTGGCCGCAAAATTCAAACGCCCTGTTGTAGCGCTGATCGACACCCCCGGTGCCTATCCGGGAATTGGAGCGGAAGAACGGGGACAGGCGGAAGCCATCGCCCGAAATTTATTTGAGATGTCCCATTTGCCCGTGCCCATTTTGGTGGTTGTTATTGGCGAAGGAGCCAGCGGAGGGGCACTAGGCATTGGTGTGGGTGACAAAATTTTGATGCTTGAAAATACCTGGTATTCCGTTATCTCTCCGGAGGGATGTGCCGCTATTCTCTGGCGGGATGCCGGGAAGGCTAAGGAAGCCGCCGAAGCCATGCGTGTTACGGCCAAGGATCTGCTGGAAATGGGAATTGCGGACGGAATAATTCCCGAACCGGTGGGAGGAGCCCATCGCAATTATGATGAAGCGGCCTCAATCCTTGAAAAGCGCATTTTAGAAGAACTTAATGAACTGTCGTCTCTTCCGGTGGATGAGCTTCTGGAAAAACGATACCAAAAATACAGAAAAATTGGATTCTGGGAAGAATAGCCATGCTTGAAAATCGAATGCAGTTTCGTGTACGGTATGTGGAAACCGATCAAATGGGAATCGCTCATCATTCGAATTACTTTGCCTGGTTTGAATGCGGACGCGCCGAATTGATGCGGGAACTGGGTTACACCTACGCGCAAATGGAAAAGGAAGGCATTTTAATGCCGATTGTTGAGGTTCACTGCAAGTACATCCGGCCGGCCTTTTATGACGATCTGCTGGAGCTTCGTACCGTCGTAGACGGATTGCCGCGGGCGCGAATTAAACTCTCGTACGTGATCACCCGGGTGGAGACAGGAGAAAAAATTGCAGAGGGTGATACGACATTGGCCTTTCTAAATGAAGACCGAAAGCCCATTCGTGCGCCGAAGAAATTTTTCAATGTCATAAAAGAGAATTTTAAGTAGGAGGAAAAAATGCTGGATAAGGAACTTCTGGACATTCTGGCGTGCCCCAAATGCAAAGGCGATCTGGAGTACGATCCGGAAAATAATTATTTGATCTGCCATAATTGCCGCCTGAAATTCCCGATTAAGGATGACATTCCTGTGATGTTGATTGAGGAAGCCGAGAAGTTTTAACCTGTGCAATAGTTTTGAAGAATCACCACAATAAATTGTGGTGATTGTACAAGGAGACGTACAGGGAATTTTTGTTGGATAGTGCATATAGGGAATTAAAATCCTTTCAGAGTTTTATTGAGTGGTTTTGAAGGATCACCACAATTCATTGTGGTGATCGGTGATCGTACAAAGGGGGCGAAGGGTTTGTGCCAAGATTTTACAAAAAGTCTTGATTCTTGAACCGAATTCAGTTAAATTTAAAAATTAAGGCTTTGTAATATTTTGTATCCCAATTCGGTTGCGTACCCACGGGTCCTTTCGGGGATGCAAAAAACAGAACCACCTGAGCATTTTTTAATTTAACAACCGGTGGTTGATATGTTGGATCGTCATGTACTCATTCTGAATCAGAATTACGAACCCATGAGCGTGTGCTCTGCCCGAAGGGCCATTGTTTTGGTCTATCTGGGAAAGGCCGAGCTTGTGGAAAAATACGATTATTATGTCCGGTCGGTCAGAAGTCGGTATCCGGTTCCAAGCATCGTGCGTTTAAGCCGGTTTGTCAAAATTCCACCCCGGCGGATTCTACTGACGAAAAAGAATGTGTTGAAACGTGACAATTATCAATGCCAGTACTGCGGTGTTAAGGGGGGTGATTTGACCATTGACCACGTCATTCCGCGTGATCGGGGGGGAAGAGACCGGTGGGAGAATCTGGTAGCGTGCTGTAAGAAATGCAATGCCAGGAAGGGAAATCGCACCCCGGAGGAAGCCGGAATGAAGTTGCTTAAGAAACCAAGAAAACCCAATCATTTGATGTTTATTCAATATTTTATTGGGATTGCGGACACCCGCTGGAAACCATATTTGTACATGTCTGATTAAAAACACCGAGAATCAATCGGTGTTTTTCTTTGTTTGAAAATTCATTTATAATCTGAAAAATAGGGAAGAATGAATGGCGGAATTGAAACGAATCCTGAGCGGAATGCGGCCCTCCGGCAAGCTTCACCTCGGAAACTACACGGGCGCATTGGAAAACTGGGTGCAGAATCAGGGAAAATTCCAGAATTTTCACCTGGTAGCCGATTGGCATGTGTTGACCACCTCTGTGGAAGATACCTCCCATATCTGGGAAGATTCCATCGAAATGATTATTGACTGGCTCGCCGTTGGTATTGATCCGGAAAAAAGTGTCATTTTTGTACAGTCGCATGTGAAAGAACATGCGGAACTCTTTTTGCTTTTTTCCATGCTGGTTACCGTTCCGCGGTTGCAGCGCAACCCGACGGTAAAAGAACAAATCCGTGAACTTCATCTGGAAGATCGGGTTTCCTTCGGCCATCTGGGTTATCCCGTGCTTCAGGCCGCCGATATTCTGATCTACCGTGCCCACTATGT from Calditrichota bacterium harbors:
- a CDS encoding acetyl-CoA carboxylase carboxyltransferase subunit alpha, whose amino-acid sequence is MNGFVFDFERPIVELEKKIEEMKEYSYIENVELQDEIANLEKKAEKLRKEIYSKLTRWQRVQLARHPQRPYTLDYLQRIMPDFQELHGDRKFADDPAIVGGVGHIQDQPVFVIGHQKGRSTKEKLYRNFGMPNPEGYRKALRLMKLAAKFKRPVVALIDTPGAYPGIGAEERGQAEAIARNLFEMSHLPVPILVVVIGEGASGGALGIGVGDKILMLENTWYSVISPEGCAAILWRDAGKAKEAAEAMRVTAKDLLEMGIADGIIPEPVGGAHRNYDEAASILEKRILEELNELSSLPVDELLEKRYQKYRKIGFWEE
- a CDS encoding acyl-CoA thioesterase: MLENRMQFRVRYVETDQMGIAHHSNYFAWFECGRAELMRELGYTYAQMEKEGILMPIVEVHCKYIRPAFYDDLLELRTVVDGLPRARIKLSYVITRVETGEKIAEGDTTLAFLNEDRKPIRAPKKFFNVIKENFK
- a CDS encoding Trm112 family protein — encoded protein: MLDKELLDILACPKCKGDLEYDPENNYLICHNCRLKFPIKDDIPVMLIEEAEKF
- a CDS encoding HNH endonuclease, which encodes MDRHVLILNQNYEPMSVCSARRAIVLVYLGKAELVEKYDYYVRSVRSRYPVPSIVRLSRFVKIPPRRILLTKKNVLKRDNYQCQYCGVKGGDLTIDHVIPRDRGGRDRWENLVACCKKCNARKGNRTPEEAGMKLLKKPRKPNHLMFIQYFIGIADTRWKPYLYMSD